AAATGATCAGCGAATTCTTTCGAGAAATAAAGATGATGATCCTCAAACTCTAAATGCAGATATCCGCTGATTCTGCACCTCTTGCCTTTGTAGCGATCTGGGTTTGTCAGTACCGAAATCATTGAGATGGGATAAACTGATACAAGTGGTTCAAGAGAGTCTGAATCTCTATTTTCGACCGGCATCGCTTGCATGGTTGATGAACCATACAAAAGAAAACCAATCATGATAATTGACTGATTAAAAATTTTCACGATAATACAACCCAAATTACATTTGGAACTCCACAAGTTTAATGGAAAAAGAGGGTGGAATCCAGTTCCCTCCTACTAAAGTTTAGATGACCAGGTTTCAGCCTGGAACCCACAGACGAAGAATTCGCCGCCCTCATCCAGAGCATCACGTTGGCATAGAGCCGCATGAGTGGTTTAACGCTGCGGCAGTAGGTTGAAAGACAGATCTTAGAGCGGTGCTGGAACTAGTCCGGCATAGTAGAATCCCGATGGAGGACAATGATTTTGTCTACACAGTTTTTGTGTATTCGCGGCAGGCTGCAATTAGAGCAAGGTGTGTGCAATGTCATCGCCAGGCACTTTGAATACCTGCCACCAGTAAACTCAGTCTCAGACGAGAAAGTGCATGATGAGATTACCTTGCCTTCGCGTAATTTTCATTGATTTCCGCTAGCTGATGTAGCGGCTTGAGTGGTGGCATCAATTATGATCGAGCTTTGAAAGTAAGACAGTCTTGGCAGTTTTGGCTTATCTACTTCAGTTTTTCAACGTCAGTAGAAGAAGCAACACCTGGCTTGTCTAAGCTCTAAGGCTTTTCAAAAATGTAGAGTTATACTGAGTAATCTCAGCACTGAGTTCAAGATAAGGCGCTAAATCAAGCTGAGGAAGACGAGTATCAGCAACCAACGTTCGAAGCCATAGCCGGACTTAATGAAAGCAAAACCATCAACTAATCTGATTGCCAGGACTTTGTTATTCGGAATGACAGCTTTGACGCAAGGGATGCCTTGTCTGACAAGATGACGTACTTCCTTTGGACGCAGATATGTATTACAACCGTGCCCCATTTCTTGGGCTTCAGAAGCTAAAATTGAGCTATTTGCTTTTTGAGTAGACCAGTGCTGCGAGTTTAGCATTGCCGAAACCGTTCCCCGGAGAAGCAAAAATTCCAAAAGCTAGAAGTTTGAGGAGCATATCATCCGCCGAACACCAACCTATCATCGCTGCGACTATATCGTGGACCAAACCCACCCCACTGGTCACTCTTTTCACGCACATTCACTCGGTTAAGGTAGTTGTTCGTCTAAAATGCACTCCTTCGAGTGAGTAGGAGCTTAAAACGAAGCATATTGCTAGATCCGCATGACATGGGCGACTCCAAAGAAAGTAAATTCTCAAAAAATAGCAAAAATTGCTCTGGACAAGTTTGCTACCATACAGTTATGCTGGTTAAAAGGTAACCCTGGAAATTTAGACAGTCTACTGCTTGCACCAGCTGGTAATAGCTGATTTGAATACATCTGTTCGCTATTAAAACGGCATCCCGGAATCGGCAAGCAGCCCAGATCATTTTCAACCTGGGCTTTACTTTCTGAACACTTGTTCGAAGTGTCTTCTAGCACAATATCGTTCTTGTAACTCAAGCTGAGTAACAAGCCATTTCCTTGCACCTTCCAACTGCAGGGACCTAGCTTGTTGAAAGAAATTACAGTGGATCAAAAGCATTCCAGTGCCACTAATGGTGGCATCTTTTTGTCACGCAGAAAATCAAGGCTCTTCGGAAGAGCCAAAACCTGCGCAATCTACAGCATTCTTACGGTGTCCTTGCAACCACTAGCGGCTTGGGCTGTTACAGCTCCGACGATATCACCTGGGACTGGTGTGCAGACCGCACCGGTGTCAACTGTTACCATCACAGCGACTCCAGGAGACACTATACACTACACCACCAATGGCACTCAGCCCACTTCCAGCTCGCCCACCTACACAGCACCCCTCACCATAGGCGATACCGCTGTGATCAAGGCGCTTGCCACATCTGGTGGTGTCGACAGTGCTATTACAGAAAGCTACATTCAGAATGCTCCCAATACTCTCCTGTGCCCAGGTCAGGTCTTAAAGTCTGGTATAAAAGCGACTGGGGTGCACTCACAAGCGGCGGTAGCGCCGTCGACACCTGGGTGGATATGTCTGGCAATGCCTCTCGCAACGACGCCACGCAAAGCACATCAGGCAATCGCCCGACTCTAGTAGCCGATGCCATAAACGACGAACAGGCAGTCAGTTTTGATGGCTCCAACGACTATATGATTCTGACCTCTGGTCTTTCTGACCTTACAGCAGGCATGAGCATTTTTGCAGTGGTCAAACCCGTTGGCACTGGTACTGCCACCGTTGTGACCGCTGGTAACTCAGGACCCGCAAACATGGCGAGCCTTCAAACGATAACACACAAGCTAAATTCAACGCCTACAACTCGACCACCGCAAGCAACGTGACAACACCTACTAGTTCCGTAGTGCTGGGAAACTTTCAACTCATTGACGTAGTGCACGATGGAAGTGCTTCGGCTGATTTAAGCGTCAAGAGCATAAGTAGAGTTGTTGGCACTGTCCAAAACCTCACCAACACATCCAGAGCACAGAACTATCTAGGCACCGATGGCAGTATCAGCACATTTTTCAGTGGTCAAATAGCGGAGCTTTTGATTTACGACAGAGGAGTGACCATCAGCGAAGCCGCAGATATCCGCGCTTACCTGACTAACAAATTCCAATTACTCACTGCTACTAGCACTCCAGATCCTCTATTGAGTGCTTAGACAGGCACGCTTGATCATCCCACAGGCATTGGCATAGCCAGCAACAATGATGCCGAAGTCTGGTACACACTGGATGGCACGACTCCATCAGCAGGAGGTGGGACCAGCGTGCAGTATACCGGTCCTGTCTGGATCTCCTACACACGGACTCTTAAGGCAATTGCAGTTGCCAAAGGCGTTTCAAGCAATGTCGTTAGCGCCACCTACACTCTTGACTCTGTTCGCTATCCAGCACCTGACCCATCTGATACACGTCCACTAAACATCAATTTGCAGTTGCCGACAACTGCGATACCGGATTAGGTGGCGCGATGCAGAAACAGATGACACTCCAATCAATCAACGACACATTCCGAAAGAACCAACCTGCAATGAAGCCAGCCAAGATTCGCAAATTCACAAGACAACTATTCTTAAAGCTTTTGACTTGCTTCCTAGCACTCCTGCTGATTGCCGCATCCTCTCCGTTGCCTGCACTGGCTAGTACAATTAAACCTCCGAAAAAAGGCGATCAAATTACCGACGCCACCAAAGCTCAAAGTCAGAACAGGCCTCCATACTCTCAAGAAAATTAAGAGCCAGGTGACATTCAAACCACCTGACAGACCAGGAAATCACTTACGCACGTGTATTTGAAGAACCTCTCATCCCGATGTCTGGTACAGCTGTACCAGCCGAAAACGCGGCTCTATCTAAAGCGCTACTAGCCTTTAGCAATGCTAAAGACATGGAAAACGTTTCTGCATTAACTGGTTTCATTAATCAGTATCCAGACTCGCGCTGGCGACCATCACTTGAGATGATTCTAGGGCAGATCAGGTTTAAAACAGGCTATTTGAGCGACGCAAAGTCTCTCTGGAGCTCAGCATGGGAGCGCGCTAAGGGCGAGAAGGGTCGTTATCAAAAGACCGTTGCAAATAGAGCCATAGCTAATCTTCTGATCCTAGATGCACGTCTTGGCCGCACAGAAGAACTCAAAAACTATCTAGCAGAAATCAAAGGTCGCGCATTCTTTGGCTCAGATGAAGAAAAAATCGCGGGAGCCGAAGAAGGCTATAACTACATGCTTTCCACTCCAGGATTAGCCTACAAATGCGGTCCTTTTGCTCTCAACACCATTTTAAATCTAACTGCCAATGATAAGGGTGAAAACGCGCTGCTCAAAGCGGCTCAATCGACAAAAGATGGTACCAATATGGCCCAGCTCAAGGAGTGGGCTGACAAAGTTGGGCTCAAGTACCAACTTGCAAAACGCTCTCCTGGAGCACCAATCATCACTCCTTCTGTGATGCACTGGAAGCTTGATCACTTTGCCGCCCTATTAGGCAAAGAAAGCGACGGTCACTACAAAGCCAAGGACCGAACCTTCGACAGCGACGCTCAAATCTGGCTTACCGAGAATGCTATCGATCAAGAAACCGATGGCTACTTTCTGATACCAGAAACTCAGACTCTACCTACGGGCTGGCAATCTGTATCGGTTGAGGAAGGTGCCAAAGTCCATGGCAAAGGAAATGCAATCTGGCATGCGGGGCAGTGGACTGGGTGCGCTACCAATCAAGGTTGCGTACAACAACATTGCAAAGAGTGTATAGCGACATATGCCAGTTCATGCGACCCAGGACAATGTGGGATTGGTGGCGGAAAGGCCGGAGGCATGCCGGTAGCCACTGCCAATACAGCTCTTTGCACACTTCACATAAGTGACGTACCTATGGCATACGCGCCCCCACTTGGCAAGGAGATGAAGTTTGGTATTACGTATTCTCAC
Above is a window of Candidatus Obscuribacter sp. DNA encoding:
- a CDS encoding chitobiase/beta-hexosaminidase C-terminal domain-containing protein → MSNKPFPCTFQLQGPSLLKEITVDQKHSSATNGGIFLSRRKSRLFGRAKTCAIYSILTVSLQPLAAWAVTAPTISPGTGVQTAPVSTVTITATPGDTIHYTTNGTQPTSSSPTYTAPLTIGDTAVIKALATSGGVDSAITESYIQNAPNTLLCPGQVLKSGIKATGVHSQAAVAPSTPGWICLAMPLATTPRKAHQAIARL
- a CDS encoding chitobiase/beta-hexosaminidase C-terminal domain-containing protein, with the protein product MGIASNNDAEVWYTLDGTTPSAGGGTSVQYTGPVWISYTRTLKAIAVAKGVSSNVVSATYTLDSVRYPAPDPSDTRPLNINLQLPTTAIPD